ggttattctATGATTTACGTCTACCTGCTTTTCCCGTGGCCCCACTCTGACCAAAAATAAAGGTTAAAGTATTGAATCCTAGGTGTAAGCCAGCCTTGAAATTGAAACATGTCCATGGTCGTGTAAACCTTTTGAGGCTCTACTGATCTGTCCCTGGACCCCATTCGGACTAAGGATTAATGATTAAATCTGGGATTCTTCTGATTCCTTTAATAGAAGCCCTCTTATTCCCGTATTCAGTATATGCTATTAGTAATTTCACCAGGCTAGCTATATATTTTAATGGTCGTATAAACCAAATTCCTTTTGAAGGTCAGCTAGTATGTCTTAGGGCCCAATCCTGACCAAAGAGGAAGTCTTAGAGTCTTGGCGTTTTGagattttataaaactttaaggttataatgtttaattataaTAACTCACTGAACAAGTTGGTCTTGCACAAAATACACAGAAATCATTATTACTCCCGTTAAAACCAGCACCCCAAGCACAGCTCCAATGAAATAGGACACAGTGGCTTTTCTTCCCAGAGATTTGGCTTCATCAACGTCGCCATTTTTGTAAGCATCGTCACCAACCTGCATCCAATGAACTCCCGGCATGCAACAGAGcaggaagaagaaaaagaagcaaGGGCAGTGGAGGGCACTGTGGATcatatgattaattttattgtatGGATTTGATTTCACCAAATATTCGTTGTAGGTCGAAGGCTCCTCTTCGGGAAGATTGTAGATGAAAAAATGCATGGGCTCGTCTTCGTATCGAGACCCTTCGGCTCCCATCTGTGTGGGCTCAAGAGATTCCCTAACTAAAGGATGGGCGGCTCTTTTCGCAGCCCTAGGAGTAGGCGGGCAACTATAAGCCCTTCTCTCTGACGGAAACTCCGGACGTTGAAAATTATCCTCCAGTTCCTCACCAATGAAGATGTTTAACTGCCTCGTGTGCGCATGCTTCGCTCTGAGAGATCCGGTACCCGACAACTTTGAGATGATGCCGGGTGTGTGAATATCCTCGTCGGTATAGGGATTGTGATACGTTGAGAATTCGGATAATGGTGATGAGGGATCTCCTTCCCTTTTTTCTGCATGTTGAATCTGTATTCGGAGTTTCTCGGGTTGGATGGTTTCATACGCACATGAACTCGATGGTGACGATTGAGCCCTGTCGCTGTCCACAACTTCATATTCTATCGTGGCACTGGGGATGTTTATTTCAGAGTTGGAGGGCATGCAGGAATACTCATCAGCCATTTTTGAGAATtctacaagaaaaaaattgtatatatatatatatatattattgaatGCTGTTGAAGCCTTCAAGTAACAGCACTATATTACAGTCTATCAGCATTAGTGTAGTTAAAAGTGAACCTTTATCTTCAAACCAATGGGTGCTGGAAAACAAGAACCACGCCCCCTCTTTTCACCGATTTAGACATCGTGTATTATTCTTTAGAATCGTGTAACTAAAAAATcagtttcaaataaaaactCAAAAATGATGGAActtaatcaacatttttttatttttcaatatttttctgatttttaaaactggatgcataattatatatatatgatgcaACTTTGAAATATTCCTATCAGGATGAGAGTTAAAGACCCCTTTGATCTTTAAGGAGTGACAGTGGGGAGGATGTACTAGTGTCGTCAAGTACCTGAGAtcaaaactgttttatattgtGATTGGGGGATTCCCGTTAAGAAATTAGTTAATAATAGGAAGCCAAACGATGTGTATCATTTGAACTgaacattgataaaaataaacatataaagtAAGTACAATCTAGCGAATTTTCCTTAtaacattacaaaataatttttaaaaaaaatgcaaattagaACTCACCACTCCTTTAATTGTAATCAGACAAGAATTCCAAAAGCACAGCGTTTTCAATTTCCTTACATTTGATTTCCAATACCGACTCAGTTTCAACACCTCTCAACAACAAGGATTATTTGTTGAATTCACATATATCATCCATCTATTTATTATctattttgtttaagaaaataataagtgaaaaaaatgtCCGATATTCTCAAACGGTAAAACGCCCTACCTTGATGAACTAGAACTGTTGTCTGATGTGCTCACTGATGTGGAACCAGAACTTTCCCCCTTTGTTTAGGCGTAATATCCTAACAACATTAACGACATTAATCCATCACTTTACACGAACCAGTTTTTGCTAATTTATTGAGAAATCTAGTAAACAACATTTAAGTCTCCCCCACACATTAGGTTTAATTTTTGTAGTttttatcaatacatttaactaGATTCCTCAAATAGGAAACTAGGTGCAAATCAATCTATTATTACAGACTGTGCTTGGTTTAATTTTGTGCAGTCAGTGATTGTGCCTAATCAAgttgtataaacaaaaaatggtctcaaatcaataaaacaaaaatcaaatgcaTAATGAGAAGCTTGAATGGCCTATACGAAAAAGTACTAAAGTTGAATGTAAGAAAaagtgcatttttttaaaaagattttatatttttatccactcattcatttttatttatttatttatttatttatttattcatattaatttcTAATATTCAAGATAAAAATTCAGTATGACTCTGTCAGTATGAGAAATAAAATCGTTTTAGATGTTCTGGTAAACAGTAGATTAACTGATAAGAAAGTGAATGTTCATTCTCTACACAGAGTTGTCGTTCGTACCTCACCATACACAGTCGCGATTGTTcataaatgtacattatttagaattttattcaaaatctaTCAACGCAAAGTGTCTCTATCATCAATATTCCCGCAGAAGAACACGTCTTTGTTTTAAACGATGCATATTTTTATACTTTCAATTGTTAGTATACATTCTACATACTATATAATATAAGATTGTGTTTTGCTTGATTAATACCAAGCAACTGCATGCAGACATAACCTTTTGGTTGACTATTAAAAAAAGGTCTAGTAAAGCGTTTGAACCATTTGATATCGAGAAATGAAATTCATTCTATTAACATGAACATGCATGTTTAAAAACACTAAAATAAAAGGTGAAAACTGCAACAGTTTTTATGACCGAAGCTACCTATAGAACTGCTCTTTAATGTCAACAAAAACGAACTATATGTAAACAACCAGTCtattatatacaatttcataacatcGTTCAATCTATCGTATTAAATCCTTTGGACCCGTACCTTCGCCACCTTGAACCGTCCTGTATGTACACATATGTAACCATTGGCCACATTTCCcatacaaaataatttacttGTTTGGGTTTTATATAAATAGTATGCAATTTCACAATATTGTTCAATCAACCTTCTTTTACCCTCCTCGCCAGTGTCCTCTTTACCTTGAACCGTTCCGTATTATATAATACCTATGCAACTATTGGCCAGATGCTCTCCTAAAAATTACTTTAGgggttaaaaaatatatacctcGGCGTAcaaacatgtttttgtttacgttcTGTTGCCCCTTTtctgacccccctcccccttttcctAGTTTTCACTGGTCAGGGTATATAAGTAAGAGTTGCAGATTTCCGTAACCCATAATTAAGTAAACGCTCTCCAGACTAACCCACAGTGCTTATAAAACCCCCGAGTGGTTCTGAGTACCTCTAATTGTCGAGAGGTCGGCTATACATGTTATACATATAGAAGAGCTCCTCCAACAAGGAAGGTGGGTTATCATTTTGCTCCATTTTAGTTTTTCTTATCAAGAATTAGttgtaacactttttttttaagaatatgaatcattttatatgcatatggtaaattattgttttattcattaaatctcctgatatttaaaaaaaaaagaatgtaaatTATATGAACGGAGAAAATTTGCATTATGAAAAGTCTTCAATAGTGCCTAAATCCAATAAAACTTAGCATAAACCATAACCGATTTATCTGTTTATTCTTTTCCTTATTACGTAAATGAAACTTACTaaagtttcatttcatttgCAGAAAAGATGAGACTTCTTTGGATTTTTTCGCTTGCCCTGGTATTCAGTTTGGCTCTTTCCGGTAAGTTTATGTATCTCTAACCATGATTATCTTAAGAATGTTACAGCGTGGATCCAGCCAATGCACACCATGCACATTATTATTCAATtaacatgtttttaattatgatttCTCCTCTATAGACGAGTCTAACTGTTTTGGAAGCACGTGTGAGGAATGTATGAAAAACAGCGAGACTGGGAAATGCATCTGGTGCGGTGCCGCAGTAAGacgtttcttttttcttttttttaacaccCGTTCAATCAAATAATAGTTAGAGAATTGATATTGTATAGTGTCACATCCTTTTGTTTTTGCTAATTTCCCCTTCCCAATTTGCAAATCAAAAATAACTATGGAAATGTATCTAATGTTGAGAATTCATCACGCACCAGCTTAACtcagtaaaaaaattgttacgCTGTGCACGTACGGGGGTCTACTCcgatggaattaaaaaaaaattgcatttcagCTTTCTTAAAATTTATCGATATCGATATCATATCATAGCACCTATTTCACTTATTCTTTGCCGCAATTTCTAGCCAAGGGcagcctacatgtatatgctactCGCTGAAAACAGGATGAGAATATTGTTATACTGTATTATAGATAATGCACACAGAAATCAATCACTGCACAGATGACCGTTTATATGTAATTTTACCATAAGAGTGCCACTGAATAGCTGCTCATATATCAGAATAGTACAAAACAAAAGTTGataaggccacaccaatataatttcttgttcgtcGAATATTTAGTGATAAAGGATACGAGCGTGCGAGcgattaataaataataatttttttagtagCGAAAAATTTATGGCATTTCATAGATAAATTTGAGCGGCCGGTTATATTTCATCTATTTGTTTCTCatttataaaactattttaaatgcaaaaaatagaGCGGAAATAAAACAGCACTGAATTTTCAGGATGCGGAAAATTActaataatattatttgtattgtttaaatgatataagaATGCGCGGGATCCgacgaacaagaaattatattggtgtggccttaaGCATATATAATAATTTCTGTCTATGCAGTCCTGATataaaaattgcagctcatattgcttttaaAAGGTTCCCTCTTAAAAGCGGCATCTTAACACCCTTAAGTTTTTCAACTCAGAATTAGGACACAATGTACTATATGTACCTAATTAAGACTAGATATTTATGATATTTACGAAACACTTAACATTTCATTTGGCTAAGTGGTGTTATAGTGACGTGGGTGTTTCTGGTACTTGTGCAGTATCGAGGAATCCTTCCCAaatttcaagtacatgtagttatagtCTCCAATTTTGTCCCCAGTACTACTTTTGGGACATTTCGACCCAACGCCAGTTACTAtagaactacatgtatctgattATTATACCCATCGAGTCTCAATGAATATCATATAGTggtaaaatgataattattctttgacaatttatgaaattatagcaataaaaaaaacatgcacaCAAAACAAGCAATatgaaaccaaaaaaatatataattaaaatatctaaTTACTGTAACTCATTAGAAAATTTGCATGTAATCATTACAGAACTATACTGCTGGTCCACGCTGCTTCTACGTGCGAGATTTCGACGCGAGAGGCAAATGTGCCGGGAGCATGGTTAACTGGCCTACAAAGCTCGCCTACATCAAGGTATGTCCAAACGTGAGATCACTAAAATTTAGTATACTACAAATAGACTTTAAAACTGGTAAAAATAAGTATATATTGTCCTATATACAGGCAAGGCAGCTCACTGACAAGGTCATTGTAGGAAACGACATAGTCCAATTCATAGGCCGGAAAGGTACAAATAACGCTGTTTGACAACGAATTACTcagcagatttttaaagataagaacagtttttaaaacaatttttatcatCGAAAACCATTTGCtctatatttgtttgtttttactaGGCGGGGAGACGGAACACAGGGTCGCCATTCGAGTTCCTGGAACATACTCGCGCAAGAAAAAGGTATACTCGTATTTCATTCATGGAGTGTTTATACATAACTAAAAAGTAATTCACTTCTTTAAACAAGACACACGATATTGACATAGGAGTTAATGTTATAAAATGActgttaaaatgattttaaaaccaATTGTCTAGGTGACGGCTGTATTTATCCTACCAAATATGGGCAAAACTGAACCTGTAGCACTGACGATCGATATCAAATGCCAAAACAGGTGAATAAAAACCCTTCAAAATTACATACCGCCATAATATTGAATAAGACTTTTTTTCATACAGAGTTAATTATTTTCCATTGCAGAGTTGTTTCGAGGAAGAATCATAACAAAGTGAAATGCAAGAAACTCAGACGACAGCAAGAGGTAAGATTCtataaattttgcaaaaaatggaCTTTCTCGATATGTTATGCTCTTTCTCGATAGTTTATGCTCTCGAAGATCAAAAGCCTGGATGCAAAGTGCATTTGTTCTGACAATACTATGGTCTGTCTTACTAGCACACGTGCGCTGTGACCATTTAGCTTGCATCACTGCAGGTTAACTGTTTAATATCAAATTGCGCCTTCAGTAATCGCAACCGGCCTTTTTTAGCTTTCACAATAAGCGGAGAACGACGTCGAATGTATTACACAGGCGTCCAATGTTACCCCGCGTTTCATAAACCTTGATATAAAGGGCAATGTATGATTTGCTGCAGTTTTGAACCATTTTAACCAtctatttcttgtgtcaaaagaagtttaaaatgatgCTGGTTCAAGCAAAAtttacaccgattgcgtagtcttagctcaaactaaagccagacaaatcttgttgatttcaaagagccatatCTAAGTGGCCAGCGATTAAATAGACATGCCTAAGTCACATTGCTGCTTAACACAACTATTCAAAGTCCATTggcaagctcttgttaaaatggttttaagaTAAATGCATTAATTTCAATGGTACTAACTAACACTTACAGTACAAAATAAATGCGTACTACAAAAGGGACATTCAATGCTGTCTTGTCAAGAGTTCAAATTGATGGGaattcatgcgcggatctagaggggagTCAGAATCATGCGCGGATTAATAGGGGAGTCAgaatcatgcgcggatctagaggggagTCAGAAGGAGGAAGGGTCCGGAAACCTCCAAGAAAATCAATCTTTTTCcgtttacatagtaaaattactgAATATATGCATAGGACCCCTTCACCCGACCCTGGAAAACTTTTCTGGATCTGTGCATGGAAGccatttcattttgtaaaaaagtcTCACATCTGAGGATGTTAATACATATCCTTTCGAGGCTTTTTTCCGGGCTGCACTGAAAAGATCCGAAAAGTTgggatttacatgtacatgtttaattcTTTTGAGAAGACTATTTGTTCGTCTGTGAATAATATGATATACAAATGCATGGTACTGCTTTATCCTAGTGACCTTCTTGTTTGAATGAAACTAGAACATATTAGTTACTAGTATTTACAAATTACCGTTTGTTCAATTACTACATTATTATTGAATTGCGTTTCTTGCATATCTGTTTTATTGAAAGtcgaaatgttttttaatatatatttttagatttatttcgATGTGAAGATTAAATATCTGGAGGATATGGCCCCAAAACAGTGAGTTATGactaatctaaaaaaaattatacatgtatttttgataaatcataaatgaattcttaaaaatgtatttttgtttagCTTGATGCGAATATCATTAGTCTTGAATGTACACACGTATTATTCTATGAAGATCAAAAtcaaatgttgataaaatgaaCAATTATGAACAGATTATAAGCATGACAATTTCATttacagaaaaaagaaatataagcTGAAAGTAAAGATTGGGAAACAGAAGCAAATTCTGAGAATAATTGCACAAGGAATTGAACCATGCAAATGCAGCAATAAGGTAAAGTACTGCAAGattaataatgttttattttttggttgtaTTGTTTTccaatgagaaaaaaattattactgtTTGTGAGTATTCTGCGATTATAAAGAAATCAAACGCAACTATAACTGCTTTTAGATTAGTGTCTTTCTATTTTTTGCAAACCGAATAGAAAACAAAAGCACCTGTCTGCAAATGGAAAATGGATTTGGGAAGCAAAGGGAACGACAAATGTGTGTGTACGGATTCGAACTCTCCCGCCGCTACATCAACGTCGGTGGTAGAGGGTGCCACTCCAGTCGGTGGCCCGGAATTCGTGGGTGGCGGATCCGGGGCTGTGGA
This is a stretch of genomic DNA from Crassostrea angulata isolate pt1a10 chromosome 4, ASM2561291v2, whole genome shotgun sequence. It encodes these proteins:
- the LOC128181316 gene encoding uncharacterized protein LOC128181316 — protein: MADEYSCMPSNSEINIPSATIEYEVVDSDRAQSSPSSSCAYETIQPEKLRIQIQHAEKREGDPSSPLSEFSTYHNPYTDEDIHTPGIISKLSGTGSLRAKHAHTRQLNIFIGEELEDNFQRPEFPSERRAYSCPPTPRAAKRAAHPLVRESLEPTQMGAEGSRYEDEPMHFFIYNLPEEEPSTYNEYLVKSNPYNKINHMIHSALHCPCFFFFFLLCCMPGVHWMQVGDDAYKNGDVDEAKSLGRKATVSYFIGAVLGVLVLTGVIMISVYFVQDQLVQ
- the LOC128181734 gene encoding uncharacterized protein LOC128181734, yielding MRLLWIFSLALVFSLALSDESNCFGSTCEECMKNSETGKCIWCGAANYTAGPRCFYVRDFDARGKCAGSMVNWPTKLAYIKARQLTDKVIVGNDIVQFIGRKGGETEHRVAIRVPGTYSRKKKVTAVFILPNMGKTEPVALTIDIKCQNRVVSRKNHNKVKCKKLRRQQEIYFDVKIKYLEDMAPKQKKKYKLKVKIGKQKQILRIIAQGIEPCKCSNKKTKAPVCKWKMDLGSKGNDKCVCTDSNSPAATSTSVVEGATPVGGPEFVGGGSGAVEGAIGGGIGGPVGGGMGQGFTITDEVLSQLPMGSPGSDIECESCNEMCPVYGQCVDCFVFSGSPMPNARCRQLCGGRRFAPTIRRVRGFPDEINKCSYTDEQGCKLKFQVIQDRVFEVSMKKDCGFSLCSNNTCPAPNGRICSGKGLCQCGVCACEPGYFGQSCEQCQNCNAKCYDLMPCVACMSFNVFKNFKNAEECRTNCAQYNIQTMESMSPPPPSASQGQMSLCQAFDSDKCFYTFQYTQTGNDVTQVKVLPQKICPEYGGK